The genomic stretch AAATTATAAACATTTCACAACAACCTGTTGGAGGTATCCAATGAAAAAACTTCTCATTTTTTTTACGATCATGTGTTTGTCGGAGCTGCTTTACGGACAGATCGATATGCGTTTGGACGTGAACAGTTTCGATATTGTTTATCCATCGGCATTTGATAAAGATGATCCTGCAGGACAACCGATCATCTTTTCACTTGATATTATGAATATTTCTGGAGATGACATGCAATGCAAACTTGCAATGTCATTGAATTCAGCTGAATACGGCGTTCTGCTGTCTGAAGCAGATGGGCTGATAAAAACCTATGATGGCATCCCGGGAAATACGGAGAGTCAATATTTGGCATTTGCTCCTCTGCAGGCATATGCGTTGACAAACCGAGATATCATTACGAACGCTGTGAAGATAGAGGGCTCATGGAATGACGTTCTGAACAATATTCCTGATTTCGAGGATTTCGTTATGGCGAACGGTTATCTGCCGAGTGGAACTTATACTTTTACATTTTACCTGTATGATCTGCAGATGGTGCAGATCGAGCACGGTTCAGCAACCATGTTCATTACCAACGATATGCAGGTGAATCTCCTCGCACCCGGAACAGAAGTAACATCAGGACAGTCTGTTGATCTGCTTCTCCCGCTTAGTGATAACACACCTACTTTTGCATGGCAGTCTGCTGCCACGTGGTATGAACTGACAATCTGGGAGCTCGATCCTTCGGTGTATCAGGTTGTTGTCATAGATGATCTGCCGGATCCGCTTGTGGTGCTGAAAGATCTGTCTCAGCAGTATTATCAATATGGCTCCTCATTACCCGATCTGCAAGATGAGTATATTTATGTGTGGAATGTGGTCGGAAAGTTTACCTCAACCTTGGGATCAGAACAGCAAAGCAGCGAATATTACGGATTCAAGTTCCAGGCAGCTTCTACCGGCGGTGATCCTAATGTTGAAAACTTGATCATGAACCTCGCTGCTATGGGTTTACTCGATCCGGGTCAGATCGGTAACTATCAGCCAACCGGACAGATCTATGTCAATGGTGTGCTTATAACTGTCGAAAATATCAGCGAATTTTTAACCGGTCTCTTTAATGGTCAATATGAGATCGAAACCATTGTGATCGAGTAGGCAGGAGGTACATCATGAAAAAAATAATACTCATTCTTATAGTTCAGATTTTTGTATGGAGTCTTGTAAGTGCAGAGATGGCACCTTCGGCAGTTGTACTTAAAACGAGCGGCGAGATTGAGCTTCACAGGCAGGATGACATTACAAAAGTTACTGACGGCGATATTCTCTACAATGGTGATGAGATCATCTCAAAAGAACAGTCACTTGCAGCTATTCGTTTCGTGGACGATGGTGCGATCATAAAACTCTTCTCCAATTCGATCCTTACGATCAATACGGAAAAAGCTGAGAACAGACTGGATAAAAACCTGTATCTCGAAGTCGGTGAACTGTGGTCAAAGGTATCCAAAGAAAAAGGCGCATATGCAATCGAAACACCGACCGCTGTTGCTGCTGTTAAAGGAACTGACTTTCTTACCGAAGTCAAAGGAAGTGGAGACACGTGGCTCTTTACCTTTGAGGGTGTGGTTGAATTAAAATCCGATCTCGGTACTGTCGAAGTAGATAAGGGTAATACTGGTATTGCAACGAAAGACGCTCCTCCTTCAAGCAGAAAGACCGAAAAAGGAGAGGTGCGTAAAGATGTATCAGAAGAGATAAAAGCCGATGTGGAAACAAATGTCATGGAGATCGAATTCAAAGATCCTTCAGGACAAACAAAAACAATGAAAATATTCTATAAATAGGAGAATTTGATGAAGAAAGTTGTCGCAGTAATTGGTTTAATATTCATACTTGGTGTATCCATGCTCCATGCTGCAAATGTAGAGACAGATTTTATTCCTCCTGAGTTTGCACTCTATTTGAAACCGCTTCATCTCACCCTGGATATTATTGGCGGTAGTGACGAGATTGAAGAAGTCTATCTTTTCTATAAAAAGGGGAACCTCGATTATGTGCAGGTACTTATGGATCCGGGTGTTGGAATCAATCCATATTATGATGCAACCATTCCCGGCAGTTATATCGATCAGGCGATTTCCATTTATTTCCGCATTATAAAAAAGGACATGCTCGAGCAGACGATACCTGCAGTCGATCCGATCAATAATCCCTATTATGTACCATTGAAGAGACCTGAGAAAAAGCCGGAAAAAGAGGAATCTTTCTTTAAGATACTCAGCCCGGACAGGGAATATAATTTCCAGGATGATGATTTTATGGTTGCGATCTCCTATTTTGCTCTGGAAGACCAGCTTGAAGGGAAGATCATCAAACTCTTCTTTGATGACAAAGACGTTACAACAAAGGCAACCATCACAACAAATCTGCTGGTGTATAAGCCTGAAAAAGTTCGTGCTGCAACCCATAAGATTAATATCATTATCTATAATCCTGACGGAGTGGTCTTTAAAAAGAAAGAATGGACAGTTCAGGTTCAGGAAGTTCCTGCAGTCCAAAAATTACCTGTTTCGATCAATGGAGACCTACTGATCGACTCACGTCTAACCATATATGATGCGGACAGCGGTTCGTATTATTATGATACTGATAACGAGTTCAAGAGCATCGGACGACTTCGTTTGTGGGGTGGAAAAGATTGGTTCCGCTATAAAGGAAGAGTGCACATTTCTTCTGAAGAACGAAGCACTCGCCAGTCGTACAACAGGTATTCACTGGATCTGTATGTACCTCATTTCAATCTTTATCTTGGCGATCATAACCAGGTATTCTCTAATACAACAATAGCAGGTAAGAATGTACGGGGTGTGGGTGGAGAACTGAAATTCGGATTCTTTAAACTGAGTTCGTTCTATGGACAGATTCAGCGTCACATCAAGGGCACAATGGAAATAGACACGACAGATACTGCTGTTGACACTTCATTCGTTGGTGGATATTATAACAGGAACTCATTTGGTGTACGCATGCAGTTCGGAAACGAGAGAAGTTTCTATGTGGGGCTGAATGCACTCAAAAGCAAAGATGATATGAACTCCGAAGAATATGCACAGAATCCAAAGGATAATATCGTTGTCGGTGTTGATAGTAAACTCTCTCTGTTCAAAAGCAGACTCCAGTTTGGATGGGAAGTATCAGCAAGTCTGCTCAATAATAACATCACTCCGGGTGTCTTGACGAAGGAGGATCTCGATTCCCTTGATATAGACCTTCCCTTTGACCCGGAAAGTCTTGAGAGCATATTCATAATTAATCAATTCGTTGAGCCGTATAAACTGACGATGTCAAACATTGCTGCAGAAGCATATCTTCGAGCGTTTTTCTATCATAACTTACTCAATGTTCGATATTCCTATGTGGGCGGCAGCTTCAACTCGCTTGCAAATCCATACCTGCAGAATGATAAAGCTGGTTTCAATATTATGGATAATGTTACCCTGCTGAATAACCAGCTCACCTTTGGGCTTGGCTATCATGCATACAATGACAATATCCGTGATACAAAAGGTGCAACAACCTATACAAAAGGGCTTCTCGTAAATGCGGGTTATTATCCTTATAAGGGATTACCGAACCTGTCTCTGAACTTCCAGCAGACCAAGATCACCAATGAGATCACTGATACGACCTATCTTCCGATCGACAGATTGAATAACATCCTTACTGCAAATGTGTCATACAAGCGACCGGTCAACATATTCTCACCAACTAAAACACGATTCCTGCTTGGTTATTCATATACTAAAACAACCGATAAGGAATATGAAAGCTATAATTATAACTCGAATAATATCCGGTTTGGTGTGAATGTTGATTATCAGGAAATTCCCATTTCAACACGGCTTAATTTTGGTTACCTGACGCGTAAAGATGCACCCATCGATAGTAGTGAAACAAAATCGAACTACTTCACAGCTGGTATAACACAAGAATTCAGACCAATCGTTTATAAAGAAGGTTCATTCAGAACAACGGTTGGATACAATGTAACGAAATCGACCGGTGATGCACGATATATGAAACATTACCTTTCTTGCGGTGTGTACAATCAATTTAAGGTATTGCCAACGGATACATTCCTTTCTCTGGAACTTGCCTATATCATGTATCATGATCTGGATGATGATGTAAATGATTATAACCAGATGAGAGGTGTTCTCAAGCTAACTCAAAAATTCTAAGATATAAAAACATCTTTGGGATGCAGCAATGCATCCCTTTTTTTATTTAAGACGTGGATTGGGTTTTAGGATCGCACCTTTTCGAAGGACGATGACTTGTCCTCCGATGATTTTGATAATTGTTGAAGGTTTGTTGGAAAAGTGATGTATGTTATCGATAACGATCCCATCGACAAGTTTGTGATATTTCTCAATAATGAGTTTCGGATCGTTCAAGCTTTGTTCGCCGCTGATATTAATGCTAGTACTGATCATCGGCATATCTATTTCTTTTAGAATAGCCCTCATAATATCATTTCCTACCATCCGCACTGCGATCTTTTTTTTGTAACAAACCGGATTTTTCCAGAACGCTTTTTTCGCTTTTAGAATGATCGTCAAAGGACCGGGCCAGTATTTTTGCATACATTTTTTTTCAGTTTTACTGGCTCCTTCAATAAGTCGGTCGAGTTGGATGTAGTCTGCTACCAGAACGACAAATCCTTTTGTATTTTTTTTTCTCTGCTTGATTTCAATTATCTTCTGAATGCTCGGGATATCTTGAATAAGTGCTCCGAAGCCATATAGGTTCTCGGTAGGATGTATAAGGATACCATTGTCCTTGATTACACCGGTTGCCCGGGAGACAAGTGCTTGTTCGATTTCATTTTTGAAGATAATTTTTTTCATGTATTACAGCTCACGGATTTGCGCAGATGAATATAACGCAAGATAATTTTTCATTATACATTTTTAGTTTAAATAATTCAACGGATCGACAGCTTTACCGAGTTTTCGTATCTCGAAATAGAGTCCTTCCGTATCCATTAAATAGTTTTTCCCTGAATAGGCAATGACATCCGACTGGTCGATCTTCTGCTCTTTATGCACCGCAAGTTTTTCATTGAAACCGTAAAGACTGTAAAAGCCGTTCTGATGATCGATGATCACAAGATTTCCTTTGTTCTCAAACCATCCGGCGAAAGCTACCACACCGGAAGCGATCGATTTGACCGGTGAGCCATAAGGTGTTTTGATATAAATACCTTCGCTCTTGATCGTAGCGTTGGTATTATTGATCTTGTGTATTCCATACTGCTGAATGATCTCACCGTTTACAGGCCATATCAAGCCGTCATGAAATGAAAAAGTATATTCTTTACCATACTTCTCGGCTTCTTTCTGTGCGATGAAATTCTCCAGTGCAGTTATACCCTCTTTCAGAGAACTTATCTGGTTGCGGTATTGAACTTCGATCTCTTCTATGAAGGAAAGTTCCATCTCATCAGCTTCCTTTTTGGATAAAACAGAATAATAGTTCGATCGGGTATATTCGATGTTTGAGAGGAGCTGCCTGAGCTGCGTTTCTTTCTGTTCACTCAGACCTTTATGTTGGGTGAGGAAATTCCTTAGACTATCGAGATTATCAAGCAGAGAATGTGCACAGAGTTGCAGTCCGCGGGACTTCCAGTTGTTCAGTGGATCATGGTCTATGAGCCGGCTTCGATTATGGATAAAAGCAAGATTTTCAACTAATTCGTTAAGAATATTCTTGTTCTCATCAAAATACTGTTCATTCTGGATAATTGCTGATTTGATGCTGTCAATATCAAGTTCCGTTCTGTATTTTTGATTTCGGTAACTATCCACCTGAGCTTGGAGGGATTTTAATTTTTTGATATGTGAGTAAATGGTATTGTTCTGGAGATCCTTTTCTGCAAGGAGTTCTTGGATCATTTGCTGGGTTGTTGCAATCTCTTTTTCCAGTTCTGCAATTCTTTCTTTACTGGTCTGCGTAATATCTGCAGAGAGTA from Candidatus Cloacimonadota bacterium encodes the following:
- a CDS encoding FecR domain-containing protein: MKKIILILIVQIFVWSLVSAEMAPSAVVLKTSGEIELHRQDDITKVTDGDILYNGDEIISKEQSLAAIRFVDDGAIIKLFSNSILTINTEKAENRLDKNLYLEVGELWSKVSKEKGAYAIETPTAVAAVKGTDFLTEVKGSGDTWLFTFEGVVELKSDLGTVEVDKGNTGIATKDAPPSSRKTEKGEVRKDVSEEIKADVETNVMEIEFKDPSGQTKTMKIFYK
- a CDS encoding threonylcarbamoyl-AMP synthase, translated to MKKIIFKNEIEQALVSRATGVIKDNGILIHPTENLYGFGALIQDIPSIQKIIEIKQRKKNTKGFVVLVADYIQLDRLIEGASKTEKKCMQKYWPGPLTIILKAKKAFWKNPVCYKKKIAVRMVGNDIMRAILKEIDMPMISTSINISGEQSLNDPKLIIEKYHKLVDGIVIDNIHHFSNKPSTIIKIIGGQVIVLRKGAILKPNPRLK
- a CDS encoding peptidoglycan DD-metalloendopeptidase family protein, translating into MKSVVGSLLIIFVLISILSADITQTSKERIAELEKEIATTQQMIQELLAEKDLQNNTIYSHIKKLKSLQAQVDSYRNQKYRTELDIDSIKSAIIQNEQYFDENKNILNELVENLAFIHNRSRLIDHDPLNNWKSRGLQLCAHSLLDNLDSLRNFLTQHKGLSEQKETQLRQLLSNIEYTRSNYYSVLSKKEADEMELSFIEEIEVQYRNQISSLKEGITALENFIAQKEAEKYGKEYTFSFHDGLIWPVNGEIIQQYGIHKINNTNATIKSEGIYIKTPYGSPVKSIASGVVAFAGWFENKGNLVIIDHQNGFYSLYGFNEKLAVHKEQKIDQSDVIAYSGKNYLMDTEGLYFEIRKLGKAVDPLNYLN